The following DNA comes from Deltaproteobacteria bacterium.
CCCGCAGCGTCAAAACGTTCCGCCAATGTCCGGTGAAATACCTCGTTGGCCTGGTCCTGAGCATCAAGAAAAGCCCGGGAGGCTGCGGCTTCATCCACCCCGTACTGCTTCATGATCTGTTCCAAGGCCTCACGGGGAATACTGACTTTAACCAAGGAAACGCCCTCCTCGAAATAGCGGCAATCTTCAAGGAAAAAATACCATTCAGACCAGCATCTGTCAATGTTCACTCCAATAACCTATATCAATAATTAGTCTTTATTCACATTTAATTTTAAAGTTCCTTCTAAAAAAATTTACAAAAGCTGAGCCACGACACCGCCAGTAAAATCATGACTGCAAAAAAGTATCCCCTAAAATAGGATTCAGATTTGCAAATCATATCAATGTCATGTTAAAGTAAATCTTCATTGATAGAAATTGTTCACTATTTGTATCAGGGACAGAAAATCATTGATCAATCTTAAGACTCCAGAAGAAATCGAGCTGATCCGCCAAAGCGGCCGCATCGCCTCTCAAACCCTGGACTACTTGGCCTCCAAGATCAAGCCCGGCGTCACCACTGAGCAACTGGATCGTCTGGGGCACCAGTTCATCCTGGATCATGGGGCCAAACCCTCTCCCCTCGGTTACCGCGGCTATCCCAAGAGCTTGTGCGTTTCGATCAATGAAGAGGTGGTTCATGGAATCCCTGGCAAAAAACGCATCAAAGAGGGCGACATCGTAACGATAGACATTACAGTCAATAAAAACGGGTTTCATGGAGATACGGCCCGAACCTTCACCGTGGGCCAGGTTTCGGAAAGAGCCCGGAAGCTGGTCGAAGCGACGCGAGAGGCCATGTATTTGGGCATCGAAATCTGTAAAGCCGGGGCCTATCTGGGGGATGTCGGAGCGGGTATACAGACCTATATTGAAGCCCTGGGGTTCTCCGTGGTCCGAAACTTCGTAGGGCATGGCATTGGCAGGAACTTCCACGAAGACCCCCAGGTCCCATACTATGGAAAACCCAAAACCGGACTGCGGCTCAAGCAAGGGCTAGTCCTGACCATCGAACCCATGGTCAATGAAGGCACCTGGGAGGTAAAAATCCTGGAAGACGGCTGGACATCTATCACCAAGGACGGACTCCTGTCTGCCCAGTTCGAGCACACGGTAGCTGTGACCGGAAACGAACCCGATATTTTAACACTGAGCTGAGGAACATATCCGGCCGCCCCTCAAACCATCAACTCCTTTAAGTCCATCTTTTCTTCATTATTGCGATTGATAAAATAACATTTCGCTAGACCTCTCTAAAGAGACCCCAACGGAGAAGCGGCTTCACTTCGCTCGCAATAGCATCCTATTGGTATCGTTATAAAATGTCATTGCGAAGAGCGCCAGCCGCGAAGCAACTCTGGGATTTGCAATCAGAACGTACTACTGATTTATCCTGGCTAATGAATTGACGCCTTTGGATTAGCTTCTTTTAGGAAGGAAGACGGGCTAGTCGGCGGTAATTTACAGGCAAGTTCAGGCAGGTCACAGAAAGATGCTCATCAAATCCGTGATCTTCTTCTCACTCTGACTCTTGTAGTTGGAGCAAAACAGGTCCCACTGCGCCGAATCCAGGTTCAGATGCTGTAAGATCTCTTCAACCTGCCCGTTGGGCAAGACATTGCCGCTTGATCCCAGACCAGCCTCTCTGGCCAGAGAGTCGGCCAAAATCACCGCCTGCACCGACACGGAGCTATGCTGGCTCAGAGGAAGGTGATGATCATGAATGATGGTGATGATTTCCGGCGGAAACTCCCAGCGCTCTAAAAGAATTGCGCCGGTCTGTGCGTGATCCATGCCCAATTCCTGCTTCTCCATCTCGTGGAGCTGCACCTTTTCCTTCTCCACGGTGCGAATCAAATCGAGGTAGCGAACGCGAAGAACATCCATGAGAAAAAGCTTGCCGATATCATGAAGTAAGCCGGCCGTGAAAAGTAAATCCCTGGGCCCTAAAGGCACGAGCTGGACAAAGTCGCGCGCAATGGCGCTCACAGCGACGCAATGCAGCCAGAAGTCACTTACGGTAAAAAACCCGCCGCTCTTGATTCCTCGAAAATAATCGAAAACCTTCATGCTCAAGGCCAGGGAGCGAACCATTTCCAGGCCTAAAAGAGGAATGGCCTGATCAAGGGCCGTTATCTGCCGGGTAAAGCCATAATAGGCCGAATTCGCCACTTTCAGAACGCGTGACGAAATGGCCGGATCATGAGATATTACCTGAACCAGCTCCTTGATGGACGCATCATCGTCGCCGGTCAGCTCTAAAAGCTTCAAGGCGATATCAGGCAGGGTCGGAAGATTTCCGATCCTTTCCTGAATAATGTCACTAAGATTGCTTCTGGTTAGCTCCAACTTATAAACTCAACCGGACTAGATACTTAATTTTAAAGGCCAATCATGGTAGACTCATAAGTAATAACAATCTGGAAGGCAATGACCCTGAGAGGCATTATGCTCTTTCAGGATGCATGCAAGTACAATACTAATGCTCCAGTAAAATGCAAGGCTTTTTTGCCTTCGGCTCCTGAACCCGGGCTGGATGCTCACATTTTTAATAAACCAAATGACCCCCAAAGCTGAGGCGGATGAACACAACAGGCAGGAGAAGAGAAAGGCGAATCAGGCCCTTCAGGACGAAGCGGGGCGTATCCCCGATCCGCAAAACTGCTGGTTCAGGGAGAGCTTTTGTCCCGCGCCTGAACCATCATCTCAAACCGATTATCAAGGAAATCGGGACGCCCGAGGATCGCCCCTTTTCGCCTGACCCTTTCCAGATCGAGGCCTTAGATAAATTGCAAAAAGGCGACGTGGTCGTTTCAGTCCCCACCGGCGCCGGGAAAACCTACATCGCTGTCAAAGCCATGGCCGGGCTTTTAGAGAAAGGCGGCCGGGCCTGGTACGCCTCGCCTTTAAAGGCCCTGTCAAACAGCAAATTTTTTGAATTCAGCCAGCGGTTCGGGGCCGAACAGGTCGGCTTGCTCACAGGAGACCATAAAGTCAACCCCTCCGCACCCTTGATCGTGGGCACGACTGAAATACTGCGCAACCAGCTTTATGACGCCATGGGACGCGGCCAGGACCTGGTGGCCGACCTGGTGGTCCTGGACGAGGCCCATTACCTGGGAGACCTTGAGCGGGGAGTCGTTTGGGAAGAGGTTGTCATCTACCTTCCGCCCCGGGTCAGGCTCCTTTTACTCTCGGCCACGGTCGCCAACGCCCAGGAAATCGCGGACTGGCTGAGCTTTGTGCGCAGGCAAAAAACAGCGACCGTGATAAGCCATGAACGGCCGGTTCCGCTATATCCCCTTTTCCTCTTTCCAGACGGGGAACTGACTCCCTTGGCCAAAGGACGCCAGCTCTTTCCCCAGGTCAAACACTTCATCCAACAAACTTACACCAGGCGCCGCCAGGCCGGAAGGGTTCAGATACCCTTTGGCCGCATCCTGACGGTCCTGAACACGGCCAACCTTCTACCAGCCATCTTCTTTCTCAAATCCCGCGCCGACTGTGACCTGGCCCTGTCGCGCTGTTTCGGTTCGATTGACCGCTCTGCCTCAGGCCAGATGGATCGGCTACAGGCCCGCATAAATGAACTGCTCGAGAGGTACCCCTTTCTGAAGACCCACCCTCATCTGAAATACATCCGCCAGCTTGGCATAGCCGCGCACCACGCCGGCCATCTGCCGCACTGGAAGCTGGTCGTCGAACAGCTCATGCAGGAAGGATTGTTGCGCGCCATCTTTTCAACCTCCACCGTGGCGGCAGGCGTGAACTTCCCGGCTCGAACGGTTGTCATCTGCCAGAGTGACCGCTTTAACGGACGTGAATTTGCAGACCTCTCAGCCACAGAACTGCTCCAGATGACCGGTCGGGCCGGCCGTCGGGGAATGGACCGCATCGGCTTTGCCTTGGTTGTGCCCGGTCCTTTTCAGGACGTGCCGCTCATCCACGCCCTTTTCAATTCATCTCCAGAACCGGTCAGAAGTCAGATGCAGATCAATTTTTCCATGGTCCTGAATCTCCTTCTTTCGCATCGGCCTGAGGAGGTCAGGCCTCTGCTCAACCTTTCCCTAGCCACCTTCCAGCAACACCCCTCTGACTCCCGGTCTCTGGAGGCTGTGAAACGGATCACCAGCCGCCTGCAAAAGCTCATGACCGGCGGAAGCTGCGGCGGCCCGGAACAGGGCCTGTTGCTATTTCAGCGGGCCCGTGAGCTCAAGACCGAGGCCAGCCGTCTGACCAAGGCCAGACCCCGCATAGTTTACCAAGGTCTGCTCCAGAACGCACTCTCCCCTGGCCGCCTCTTCGAACGCAAAGGCGGGCAGATATATTGCGTCATCCGCCCTCACGAACGCCAGGGCCGAACCGGAGTGCTGGCCGTTAAAGTCAGAAAAGACCGGCTGCTCAAGAAAGGCCGGCTCCGTATGAAGTGGGTCCCTTTTGAGCGCGTTGGCCTGGTGCTTGCCACGCAACTGGACCTGCCGCTGGATTCGAGTTCAGAGGCATTGGTGAGGCAAATTACAGCCGCGGCGGTCCAGGAACACATACCTCTGAATCTGGACCGGCTTGATTTAGAGCAGGACCAGGGGCCTTTAGCTCGCCACGAGATGCGGCTGGCCGCGCTCAAGGACGAAAAAAAGCGCTTAGCCTGCCAGACCTGTCCCTTGTCTGAAAATTGCGTGAACAATAAAGACAGCCAGGTCTTCAAACTCCTGGCCCGGTTGGAAAAACTGCAGGCCCAGACAGGAGGGTCCTCCCGCCTGCTCTGGTCTTCTTTTATGCGGCGCCTGGAGTTCCTGCGGGATGAAGGTTTTGTCGCCCCTGATGATGAACTGACCGAAGATGGCAAATG
Coding sequences within:
- the map gene encoding type I methionyl aminopeptidase; translation: MNLKTPEEIELIRQSGRIASQTLDYLASKIKPGVTTEQLDRLGHQFILDHGAKPSPLGYRGYPKSLCVSINEEVVHGIPGKKRIKEGDIVTIDITVNKNGFHGDTARTFTVGQVSERARKLVEATREAMYLGIEICKAGAYLGDVGAGIQTYIEALGFSVVRNFVGHGIGRNFHEDPQVPYYGKPKTGLRLKQGLVLTIEPMVNEGTWEVKILEDGWTSITKDGLLSAQFEHTVAVTGNEPDILTLS
- a CDS encoding HDOD domain-containing protein, with amino-acid sequence MELTRSNLSDIIQERIGNLPTLPDIALKLLELTGDDDASIKELVQVISHDPAISSRVLKVANSAYYGFTRQITALDQAIPLLGLEMVRSLALSMKVFDYFRGIKSGGFFTVSDFWLHCVAVSAIARDFVQLVPLGPRDLLFTAGLLHDIGKLFLMDVLRVRYLDLIRTVEKEKVQLHEMEKQELGMDHAQTGAILLERWEFPPEIITIIHDHHLPLSQHSSVSVQAVILADSLAREAGLGSSGNVLPNGQVEEILQHLNLDSAQWDLFCSNYKSQSEKKITDLMSIFL
- a CDS encoding DEAD/DEAH box helicase → MNTTGRRRERRIRPFRTKRGVSPIRKTAGSGRAFVPRLNHHLKPIIKEIGTPEDRPFSPDPFQIEALDKLQKGDVVVSVPTGAGKTYIAVKAMAGLLEKGGRAWYASPLKALSNSKFFEFSQRFGAEQVGLLTGDHKVNPSAPLIVGTTEILRNQLYDAMGRGQDLVADLVVLDEAHYLGDLERGVVWEEVVIYLPPRVRLLLLSATVANAQEIADWLSFVRRQKTATVISHERPVPLYPLFLFPDGELTPLAKGRQLFPQVKHFIQQTYTRRRQAGRVQIPFGRILTVLNTANLLPAIFFLKSRADCDLALSRCFGSIDRSASGQMDRLQARINELLERYPFLKTHPHLKYIRQLGIAAHHAGHLPHWKLVVEQLMQEGLLRAIFSTSTVAAGVNFPARTVVICQSDRFNGREFADLSATELLQMTGRAGRRGMDRIGFALVVPGPFQDVPLIHALFNSSPEPVRSQMQINFSMVLNLLLSHRPEEVRPLLNLSLATFQQHPSDSRSLEAVKRITSRLQKLMTGGSCGGPEQGLLLFQRARELKTEASRLTKARPRIVYQGLLQNALSPGRLFERKGGQIYCVIRPHERQGRTGVLAVKVRKDRLLKKGRLRMKWVPFERVGLVLATQLDLPLDSSSEALVRQITAAAVQEHIPLNLDRLDLEQDQGPLARHEMRLAALKDEKKRLACQTCPLSENCVNNKDSQVFKLLARLEKLQAQTGGSSRLLWSSFMRRLEFLRDEGFVAPDDELTEDGKWAAKLRLDHPLIIAAGIRARAWPEDDPALLAALISPFVLDNDKPAEPLGPTRTIPSTLTPAWLHLEKAVRPLMQHQQGRGFETPALNPRASLAIYSWATLGDWNDAVRVLGQDEGDLAMLAFRTADSLRQLASLADTQPGLAASARHAIDLILKEPVTVPL